A genomic segment from Corylus avellana chromosome ca5, CavTom2PMs-1.0 encodes:
- the LOC132181629 gene encoding disease resistance protein RGA2-like, which translates to MLDQYVFNDKEVQSHFDQKLWVCVSKVFDVKTIVQKIIECAIERRPESNEIDLLQRQLRAEIDGKRYLLVLDYVWNEDFERWSSLKKLLVGGKWGSKVLVTTRSKKVAEIIDKDSLFLLGGLSESNS; encoded by the coding sequence ATGCTTGATCAGTATGTTTTCAATGACAAGGAGGTCCAAAGTCATTTTGATCAGAAACTTTGGGTGTGTGTCTCTAAAGTTTTTGACGTGAAAACTATTGTTCAAAAGATCATAGAATGTGCAATTGAAAGGAGACCCGAAAGCAATGAGATTGATTTGTTGCAACGTCAACTTCGAGCAGAAATTGATGGGAAGCGATATTTACTTGTGTTAGACTATGTATGGAATGAGGATTTTGAAAGATGGTCCAGTTTGAAAAAACTTCTGGTGGGTGGCAAATGGGGAAGCAAAGTTTTGGTTACTACACGTAGCAAAAAAGTTGCAGAGATTATAGACAAAGATTCACTGTTTCTTTTGGGAGGTCTATCTGAAAGTAATTCTTAg